The DNA segment ACCAGGCAGGCCATGGTGGCCAGCAAAGACCAATACGCTAGGAGGTAGATGCGAGTTTCTGTGTAGAAGAGGAACTGAAGAAGCCAGAGCAGAGGGTTCTTACGAATGAGCCAGTGCAGCCAGGGCAGAACCACACCAAGGCCTAGCACACAGGTCATGAGGTGGAAGAAGATGGAAGAGGCCCAAGTGCCTGAGTCCATGAAGACAAAGAGGGTGCTGAAGAAGACACCCATGAGCACCatccctaccaccaccaccaacaggaAGAAGTCCACTGGGTCCCCTTGGCTTTCAGTCAGAGAGCGCTTGATGAGTTGGTTGAGGACAAAGCTAATGGCACCCAGTACCAGCAGTGCCTCTCCAGGAGTGAAGCACCGGGGCAGCAGGTACAGCAGGATCATGTTGAGATAAACAAATATCAGCAGGACTTCCAGGACCTCGATCACCTCGCCCACACTGAGGGAGTGCTTCATAATATAAATGATAATGCCTCCGGCTAAACCCGAGATGGCACAAGTATTGGTGGGCACAGGGCGAGTGATGCCCAGGGCCAACACAGAGGAGAAGAGGGCCACTGCCATGCCAGTGGCTGCAACCACAATGCCGAAACGCTCGAAGTACGGGTTCCCCGCAGTTTGGCAGCGCTCCTTCATGACCAGCCCAAACAAGGGCATGACCATGGAGGCCGGCAGTAAGCCACTGTTCGCGGACATTCGGAACTGGAAAACGGCATTCCCCTGCTGGAGCAGCCGGTCCCACTTGTACTGGACGTAGAAGGCCTGCACTGCGAGGGCCACGGCGCACCATGAGTATCGGTCCCACACCACAGCGTGGATGCTCAGCACCACTGCGAACACCACTGCAGCCTCCGCCAGGACCGACCCGCTCAGCGGAAACCCAGTCTCCGGGACTGGGGGAGGGCACTGTCGGGTCATGTCTCTAGGTCTGGGGCTCTTGGGGAACCTTGGTGACTAGGGACGCCTTGGCCTCTGAGGCCCTCAAGCAGCCAAGCAGAGGGCAGCAACTTCACCCAGCCAGCAACCTTCTCCAGCTTCCAAAAGGGTGCTCCACTACGGGCCACAGTGAGGCCTGGGAGCCGGCGCCCAGTCACCCTCCACCGCTTCCAACCTACGGTGTAGCAGACGTTTGCACTCTTCACCTCTCACAGGTTCCACTGCCTCCACCGCGGACACCACTCAGCCATGGGCAGCGCCATCTTGACAGTCCCATCCTGGGCCCGTCCCGCAGTCACGTGACGAAAAGCACCGCCCCTCGTCGGACGGTGCGCGGTCACGTGGGCCTGGCGTATGGGGGCGGGGCTGGGACGCGCGCGCGAAGATGGCGGCTGCCGCCGGTGGGCCGTGTGTGAGGTGCGGAGTGgggcgcggcggcggcgggggtGGCCGTGCGGTGCAGGGTGGGCGCAGGGCGGGAGTTGGGAACGGGATTTGGCGGCAGTGGAGGAAACGAGCCCAGGCTGGGTGGACGGACACCCGCCGGGGCGGCAGTTAGGTCCAAACCGTTCCCTCTCGCGGGGCTGAAGACACTTCTGGAGCGGGCCGATcgctctcccttccctttccgcGATTTCTATGCCTCATGTCTTCCCACGCTCCCGCGCTTCCTCCACCACGCTCCCCGTAGCACTGCTGGACATCTCGGGGTCGCCTGGAAGACACCCCCACTCCCGGGCCCCGCCGTAGTGTCCCCGCGCCCAGCCCCGCCTCTGGTGTGCCTTGCCCACGCCGCGGGTTCTTCCCGCGGGCATCCTTAGTTCCcgccttcttttatttttggctgATGCCGGTATTGATTAAATCAGCAGACATGCCTTTATCTTCCAAGCGATTCCGGGTGCTGTGCCAGCCTTCGGACACAAGATGAATTGTTAGCAAACAAGCTCACTTAGgagtgcttgttttgttttgaggctaGGTCTCTTGTACCAtgggcaggccttgaactcctatcctcttgcctttgccttcttAGTGCGGAAATTACGGACGTGAATTACGAGCCTTGCTTGTCTTTCTTTAAAGAGCGCTTACTAGCGCCAGATCCTGGGAAAGTGCCTTGCATGCCTTATCTCATTCATCCCTCACAAGTAGGCGACAGGCGCCTCCTGTTACACACGACACAGAAGTCCGATTCAAAAGGTAGTTCCCGTCTGCCCCTCGTGATAATCCTCAGGAGGATTCGGATGCAAGGCTATCAGACTAAAACCATAACCAGGCCTCTGTGCTCGGTACATCTTCCACATTGTAGACGAGACAACCCActcctaaaacttttttttttttctggtttttcgagacagggtttctctgtggttttggagcctgtcctggaactagctcttgtagaccaggctggtctcgaactcacagaaatccgcctgcctctgcctcccaagtgctgggattaaaggcgtgcgccaccaccacccggcccactCCTAAAACTTAAAGTTCTCACCTGGAACTGACTCTGCTAGCTTTATTTGGTCTTGTTTCCGAGGAACTCTTAAACACGCAGACAACCATGTAAACGTCTCCCACATTGTCTTTCTCTCCATCAGCCTCTTGGCCTTCCAGTGGTAAGATTTCCTTTGCAGAGTCCTCTGGAGAAGATGCGATCCTTGGGAGggccattttcctttccttccctctgctgTTTCGTCCTAGCCCTTGTAGCCACAGCTATGGGTATATACTTGTATGAAACttggaaaaaatgattttttttccaaggaaaggaaaggaaaattttGGCTTGCGGACAGACTTTCAGCATGTTGAGGAACATACCAAACCCTTCCTTGAGGACGGACTTTGACTGATCCTagggtatttatttttattttggggttcTAGGAGATCACACCCAGGGCCTCaggaatgctaggcaagcactctactaccgAGCCACAGCCTGGGGACGCCTAGTGGTGTTAGGAGAGTAACTTTTAGCTTTGGAAAGCACTCTCCCTAGCCGTTGGGAATATTGGTCTCTCTTTGAAAGCCTGAATCTGGCTCAGGGAAACGTcccttctgttccttctgcttATTGTTTTGGAGTTGACCTTAGAAGTCACCTTTCCATTTTAAGCTCCAGCTTTTCCAAGTGGGACTCTTTGAAtcttttgtgtgtgcaggtgtgtgcctgtggaggctgttGGGTGTCTTTCTTAGATCTGTTTTACCGAGGCAGAGTCTCCTGGATCTGGAGCCTGCTGCTTCAGCTTGTCTAGCAAGCCATTTTAGACTCGGCTTCCCCGGTCTCCTTGTGAGCATTAGGATTACTGGGCTCTCACCCCTGTCTGGTtttcatgtggtgctggggatctgagtcGTTTGCACTGGAGGTGCCTTATGGAGCCATCTCAGTGCTGTGCTGTTGTTTTAGAGGCTTACTGAAGTGAGTGCAGCCTGTGTTCTGTGTGTGACCTAGACCTGGTCTGGCACTGTAACCCGCCTGCCGCAGcctttctgctgctgcagctgcaggtGTGTGCGGAGAACGTGGCCCTGGGCAACCACTCAGGAGCTTATGACAGTCGCTCAGAATTCGGCAGAAAGTTGGTTTGAATATTGGCGTTTTGAGTCTCTTGTGTTTGTGGAAGTCTGAGCGGTGCAAGTGTGTGACGAAAGTAAAGCAAGCCACTGTTTGAAAAGCCGTCACTACTACTATTGCTGGGcccagtgtggtgatgcacacatttaatcccagcaaagaCGGGCTAGAGCTAAACAGTAAAACTCTCTCAAAAAAGTTAAAAGCTGGGGCTCAAGAGATGGCGCAGAGATTaattaagagtgctgactgctcttccagaggtcctgggttcaattcccagtaaccacatggtgactcaacagccatctataatgagatctggtgcccccctCTGAcgtacaggcatgcatgcaggcagaacactataaatactttttttttttttaagttaaaagctATTGCTGCTAAGCTCATTCCTAGCTTACAAGAGAACTGTGCAGCTCCTCTGGAGTCAGGTAGACGCAGCTGCATTTCTTTATGTACAGTTTAACTTTCTCAAAGGGACTGTTTTCATTAGAGTAACTTGGCTGGCTCAGCGTTCTCCAGTTAGACTCTCATTATTCTTTGTGTTTCATCCAaaagttttctttaaacattttttcttgggcattttatttattgtttctacgACCATTTGcctacatgtttgtctgtgcatcaCTCTGTGTAgtgccctggaattggaattacaaaAAGTTGTGAGTCACTTTATGGTGACTGGGAATTtaacctgggttctctaagagCAGCCAAATGCAGCCTAAGTTTTTGTGCACCAGGTGTGATAGCCCACAGAGGCTGAAGAAGGCATTGATTCatctagaactggagttccaggcagttgttgTTGTGCCAAATATAACTCTGGACTGTTTATGGACTGCCAGCTCCTGAATAGTGATATGgaggctttttaaatttttttaaaagatttatttatttatttattatgtatatagtgttctgtctgcatgtgtgtctacagaccagaagagggcaccagatctcattatagatgttagtgagccaccatgtggttgctgggaattgaactcaggacctctggaagaatagttagtcagtgctcttaacctctgagccagctctccagcttggctttttttaatatttatttatttatttattttgtttttttgagacagggtttctttgtagctttggagcctgtactggaactagctcttgtagaccaggctggtctcgaactcacagagatctgcctgcctctgcctcccaagtgctgggattaaaggtgtgcgcctgaggctttttattaattatgaaagcttggctcttaaaacttaaccgatttatattaatctacattctgccatttggcttgttacctctcctcagtacaGTATGTCTGACTTCCTCCACATCTGACTGGCAATTCACCTGCACCTCCAGTTCTTCCTATTTCTCTCCAGAAGttccacctatcctctcctgcctagctatttagctttttattaaactgatCATAACGTGCCTTGGGCAGGTGAGGAAGGACAAATACACATCTTTAtacaatgtacaaaaagattatcagATTATCTCAACAAGTTGTGATTTGCTTTATGTGGTTGTTGGAaactaaatccaggtcctctgcaagagcagtaattgctcttaactgagccatttcttctgttgttatttactattttattatagtgtgtgtgctatggtgtgtgtgtgcaggtcaaaggacaactctggaaagttggttctctccttccatcttaatGTGAATTCCAGGGTTGACAAagtcaggtctccaggcttgtgtggcaagtgtttttgcccactgagccacctgctGGTCCTCTGCCTCTTAGGAATGAAATTCTGTGTTGTCTCCTTGAACTTTAGATTAATGGCCTatatgtttgcttatttttacatttatttgtttattgtatacATGTGGGTGTCTGTTTGCTAAggagtgcatgtggaggtcaggggacaacttgtcaGAATCAGTTTCTTCCTTTCACCATGCGGGAGGGTTTTGGGGATTCAATTCATCAGGTTTAGTGATAGGCACATTTACCTACTGAGCCGTCTTGTTGGCTcatcaatatatttttttaaaaaaagcaaacttcagccgggcggtggtggcgcacgcctttaatcccagcactcgggaggcagaggcaggcggatctctgtgagttcgagaccagtctggtctacaagggctagttccaggacaggctccaaaaccacagagaaaccctgtctcgaaaaaccaaaaaaaaaaaaaaaaaagcaaacttctttttgtgtgtgtgtgtaggtgtaggaAACATTTTtgtgagtcagttctcttccactGTGGGGTCTAGGTGTTGAGCACAAGGCTTTTGCAGCAAGAGCTGTACTTTGCCAGCCCAgtcagtacttttttttttttttttttttgattttttgagacagggtttctctgtagctttttggttcctgtcctggaactagctcttgtagaccaggctggcctcgaactcctggcTCAGtcagtacatttttaaatccCCCCTgcccccagacagggtttttctctagctttggatttggaggctgtcctgaaactggatctgtagaccaggctggccttgaactcagagatcctcctgtctttgcgtcccaactgctgggattaaaggtgagcaccacagcctggctgtttttaaaaatcttatcttTGAAGCTAGATACTTGATTTCAGTGACTAGTTTCTCCTCTGTAGGATATAGGTAGAAGCTGTTCTTTTCCTGATCCCTTAGTTTGGATGTGCCAGTACCAGCCTTCTCCGGTGTGTCTGCACATTCCTTCACTTGCCAGTGGGAGATAGTCTTCCTTCCTGGGCCAGAGTCTGTGCCTTCTCTGATTCTGTGTGTGCGTTCTCCTTCAGAGTCCATTATTGTTAGCTATCTTCCCTATAGTACTTCCTTCTTGCAGATTGTGTAATGTGATGTTCTGTGACAGACTTCCTGGGAAGAGGCTCCACATACATCTCTACTCACCCTGGGAAGGGAACCACAGCAGACCAAAGTGATGATTGCACCAAAGTCCAATTTGGTGAATAAATGAGTTTTTATTGACATTACTTagcaggagtgtgggtgagggattacttacaAGGAATAGGGATAATGCAAAATCATCTGAAAAGCCAGacggtagtggtgcacatcttaaatccaagcacttgggaggcagaggaggcagatattagagttcaaggccagcctggtctacagaggaaattccaggacagccagggctacacagagaaaccttgtgtcaaaccaaaaacacaaaaaattaaagcagctgtATCACCAGAAAGTCCACCCATCATGGGTGACAACTGAAAAGCTGAAGCCCAGGAGCTCTCTGCAGCTTTACTAGGCCTTGCAGGCAGATGACAGTTCTTAGGGCAGTGTGGCTGGTCAGGGTCTCCACCCAGCAGACAGTTCTTCTTTGGGCGGTGTGGCTGGTCAGGGTCTCCACCCCAGCAGCTGTTTACTTACCTTTATACTGATGGATAGGGTCACTGATAAGTGACCCCTGGTggtgtttgttttcctcttgtGCCTTCTGagcctcccctcccatcctggAAGGTTTCAGCCTGGAGGGCATGTTGTACCTGGGGGAACTTGCCTCCTACAGTGCTTTCCCGGCTTGTCAGCAGCATCAAGTTTCAGACTAATCTATATCTTCATCATTCACAGACAAGAGCAGTGTGTAGACCATTCAACAAAGATTCTtcaatagctcttgtagaccaggctggctttgaactcccagagatccgcctgcctccgccttggtaaatgctgggattaaaggcgtgcgccaccacggcccggcagTTCCCTTTTTCTTATAGGAGATCCTgtatctaatttcctttgtttagcttttttcctgaccattaccaataacaacttgtaactaagTCCCTTAAATAATGACAAGCATCCATAATCCAACAAATGACCAAAGCCACCCAATCCCCCTCTTGAGAATGCAGGTGtcgtgttctctagactgcttcctgttgtctgggaatgacagcatctttaggggaccctgagaaaattgaaataatggtcatgtcctgggagagctagctgtgttattttttgtttagtctctgtgtgatggggCAGTGGAGAGCTCACCTGCAGTCCTGGCTGGagaagtctgtgaggctggaccatcccagccagcagctttgaagttgtcctggatgcagaattttgaaGAAATTGTAGCAGAGGCATTTttagaggctggatcacctgggctacttgACTTTTAGTGTCTCTGGTTcttattttctgaaaacacacaaacttttaaaggtgacatatatctgcattaacacaaatatggggtgtgtggtgtgcacaagtcagctaaagatgatGTTCTGTTCTATTTGAGTAGGTAAAAGGCATCTGGCAACGCTTTAAGTCTGTTTGGACTGCATCTCCAAACTGTAATATAGTCAGTCATGAGGACTTTGACCAACAAAATTTACCAtatctcatccagtctcagagctgttcccacgGGGAGGGATCAGCATGCACATCACCTGTCTTtactgtctccctccctcatgtCTGTGGCTAAGATCCTCAGGAGGTCTCCCCCTGTCAGATGTGATCTGTATTAATTTTGAAGAATCCATAGGttttcatttcctatggaaataaAGGCATAACCTCTCCTAAAGCAACACattttttgacttccattttaaagttaagacatcCCTAAAGTAtataggctggtttaattcagcaatCCCTTCCATAATTCAATTGTCTCTTAGcagatattgtttttttttaattatcatttaaaaaattgaaaatcaacGAAGCACCATACTGGATCCAGGCACCCTaagtatttcccatctttatgtgccttttaaatttttttatattaaaaactttattttttaattatttttttattttatgcacgttggtgttttgcctgtatgtagtatgtctgtgtgaggatgccggATGAAACCTGAGCAAAAGACAGCtatgagccgccatgtgggtgctggagtttgaacctgggtcctccggaagagcaaccagtgcttccaactactgagccatctcctcagcctgagactttattgtttttaaactgtttttttctaTGGCTGTTAAtactcattttctttgctttcttcggCACCTAAGCACCTTTTAAAGCATACTGTGTACCTTTTTAGAGGTTTTCTGATCTGGACCTGGCTTTACTAAGTGCCTGTGTGAGACAAATCTTAAATTGTTGGCGGTAGTTAGGCTCTCCTGTGTGCAGTTTTGGATCCGTGGTGCCTAAGCCTCAGGTTGGTGGGTACTGGTGGGAGCCGTGTTTATCATCCAGCTCTGGGAAGTTGCTGAGCCCACATTTTGGAATCTTTGCAAGCAGCAGCCACAGGAGCCATTGGAGAGGCTGCGAGCCCAGGCAGAAAATGTGGCAGCTCCAACTGGCATGACTTCCAGTCTGTGTGGATACACCACACATTGGATGCCAAATATTGTAGTACTTTCTCATCGGGGCTGCCAACTCTCaagtaattaattataaaagctcagttttagctcaggcttgtccctaagtagttctttctttttttttttttttttttttaagatttatttatttattatgtatacagtgttctgtctgtctgtatgcctgctggccagaaggggcaccagatctcattacagatggctgtgagccaccatgtggttgctgggaattgaactcaggacctctggaagagcaggcagtgctcttaacctctg comes from the Microtus pennsylvanicus isolate mMicPen1 chromosome 9, mMicPen1.hap1, whole genome shotgun sequence genome and includes:
- the Dolk gene encoding dolichol kinase, which encodes MTRQCPPPVPETGFPLSGSVLAEAAVVFAVVLSIHAVVWDRYSWCAVALAVQAFYVQYKWDRLLQQGNAVFQFRMSANSGLLPASMVMPLFGLVMKERCQTAGNPYFERFGIVVAATGMAVALFSSVLALGITRPVPTNTCAISGLAGGIIIYIMKHSLSVGEVIEVLEVLLIFVYLNMILLYLLPRCFTPGEALLVLGAISFVLNQLIKRSLTESQGDPVDFFLLVVVVGMVLMGVFFSTLFVFMDSGTWASSIFFHLMTCVLGLGVVLPWLHWLIRKNPLLWLLQFLFYTETRIYLLAYWSLLATMACLVVLYQNAKRSSSESKKHRAPTITRKYFHFIVVATYVPGIVFDRPLLYVAATICLAVFIFLEYVRYFRIKPLGHTLRSLLSLFLDERDSGPLILTHIYLLLGMSLPIWLIPRPCAQKDSLGGARALVPYAGVLAVGVGDTVASIFGSTMGEIRWPGTKKTFEGTMTSIFAQIISVALILIFDSGVDLNYSYAWILGSISAVSLLEAYTTQIDNLLLPLYLLILLMA